TAATACCAGCTATTTTTCACCTTCCTAACTCTTTGATTGTATTGGTGATAGTACCAATTCCTTCCACCGTGGCTTCCACCACGTCACCATGCCACATCCATTCCTGTGGGTCGCGGCCGGCGCCGACTCCGGCAGGTGTTCCCGTGGCAATGATGTCGCCGGGTTCGAGGGTGAAGACGGTGCTCAGGTCTTCGATCAGGTCGGCAATGCGGAACAGCATGAATTTGGTGTTGGAACGTTGTTTCTCGACACCGTTCACCGTCAGCCACAGGTTCAGGTTGTGCGGATCGGGAATTTCGTCTTTTGTTACCAGCACGGGCCCCATAGGCGCGAAGGTATCCTGGCCTTTCGATACGATCCATTGCCCGGCGCGACGGCAGTCACGGGCGGAAATATCGTTGATGACGGTGTAGCCAAACACGTGGTCGAGGGCCTGGTCTTTCGGAATGTATTTACCGCCTTTCCCAATGACGACGGCCAATTCGACTTCCCAATCCAATTGTTGGGTGAGTTTTGGGTTGTGTATAATAAAGGTGTTGGTGCCGGTCACCGCCGTGGGTGGCTTGGAAAAAATCACCGGTTGTTGCGGCAATTCTTTTGAGGTATCAAGGGTGCGGGCACTTTCGGCCACGTGTTCGGTGTAGTTCAACCCGATACCGATGATATTCTTACGCGGACGTGGGATAGGGGCGAGCAGCGTGACTTCCGCCAAGGGCACAGCCATCGCGGCCAGCTGGTTCTCGTTGAGTTCTTTTCGGGCCGCGGCAATGGAAGCCAACATTTCCGGACCGCCGTCGATGATCTCGAGCAGGGTAGACGGAAACGGGGTTCCCAGTTTGTTGCCGAGTGATTCGAGCGATATCACGATGTCGGTTTCTACAAGGCCGACGTGGGTTTTGGACTGGAGTTGGAAAGTGGAGAATTTCATGAGTTAGGAGTTGGGAGGGAGGAGTTACGAGTTAGTGGTCAGTAGTCGGTAGTTGAAGCTGGGTATACGGCCTAGCCCCGATGGGAGCGGCAGCCCCTGATGACGGAAGGCTGGCCTTGCCGGGCTGTGGGCGCGACCAACGGAAGCGTTCGCAGACCGCTGCAGGGCCGCCTGATCGGCGAAGGGCTATAGCGGACAGCGGGATCATGCTTCCAAAATCTGGTAACCGTCGTTTTCCGGATAGGCTTTTTCCTGGTAGAGTCCGAGGGCCTCGATGGTGGGTAAATCGTTGAACGAGAACAGGCAGGCGTCTTCCGAATCAGACAGGTTGACGTGTTCGTGGTACGTCCATGACGGAACGCAGAAGATGTCGCGTTCGCGCCAGTCGAAGCGTTTGCCGCCGATGATCGAATAGCCGTGGCCTTTGGCGCATTGGTAGACGAATGAGCCGGTGTGTTTGTGGGCTTTGGTGTGTTCGCCAGCGCGCAGTAACTGCATGGTAGCGCCCATGGTTTGCATGACGTGGCCGCCGGTGAGTGGGTTGGTATAGCGCATGATGATGCCGTCGAAAGGCGATCCTTCGTTGACTTCAGCGGCTTTGAGCAATGCGGGATATACGTCTTTCCACGCGTATTTAAAGAGCGGTGAATACGGCTTGTCCCACACATGTTGCGAGGGTACGATGCCGGCTCCGGAGTAGCTCATCGGCAGGTAATTAACCGGTGCCACGAGGGGTTGTTTGCCATCGAAAACCGCGTAATCATTGGCTTCGAGGGCATTTACGAGCGGAATGTCGAGTCCGTCCTGCCAAATGCAGGTTTTGCCGCCTTCCTCCACACCGTGTTCGTGCCAAGCCGAATTGGGCGTGATGACGAAGTCGTTGACTTCCAGCATGATTTTGTGTCCGTCTACCACGGTATAACCGCGTTCGCCCTCCATAATGAACCGCAGGGCCGATGCGCGGTGGCGGTGGGCCGACGTGCTTTCGCCGGGGCGCGTGACCTGGATGCCGGTGTAGAGCCAGCCGACGGCTGCGCTGACATCGCGGCGTTTGTCGTTGACGAGGTATACGACGCGGCGGCCGGCTTGTTCGGGCGTTACGAGTTCGGATGATTTGAGCACGAGCTCGCGTAGATCGCTGTATTTCCAAAGCATCGGAATTGACGACGTGCGCGGTTCCCAGGGTTCGATGTCGTTGGCGACCGTCCAGAGAGCGCCGGCGCCGAGCGTTTCGAGTTCGCGGTAATACGCTTCGAGTTCTGGAGTGTCGGTGACGCGGGCACGGCCGAGGACGTCGTCGGAATGTTGTGTATCCATTTAGAGAGTCAAACCTTTGGCCAGACGGCCGGATTAATCGATGCTAAATTTAGTTATTGTCGGGAAATTATATCGTTGTCGTGGTGGGTAAAATTAGTTCGTGAATTAAAAGAAAGGACTCTGATCGTCATTTTTCGGTCAATCGTGTAGATTTCGATATACAGCCCCGGATGTCGTTGAAACCTTGAAAAACGTGGAATTCCGCGGTATTTTGGAATCTCTTATCAAACTATAATTTATATTATGTAAAATAGAATTTTTCAAAACAGGGAACGGTATGCTCCCTGTCGTATTAGAAAATAAACTTTGTGCTGAGGAAATTGGACCCGTCACCGTCCACTACTTCGTTGATGAGTTTGGTGTTGGTGTCGTTCATTTTGAAGGCCACCAATGAACGGATCGAAAATGATCGTATCGCGTCGGTAACTGACAACGTTCCTTCGGCGCTGTCTTTGCGTCCGGTAAACGGAAACACGTCGGGTCCGCGCTGCGCCTGGCTGTTGACGTTGACGCGGCTGACGATGTTGACCAGCGGATCAATCATCTGGCCGAGTTCCGTGGCGTCGTTTGTAAACACGCTTACCTGTTGTCCGTATTTCGCATCAATCAGGTACTGCAGTACTTCTTCCCAGTCGTCGTATGGAACGACCGGCACAATCGGCCCGAATTGTTCTTCATGGTACAGCCGCATGTCGCTGTTGACCGGATAAACCACGGCCGGATAATAAAACGATTCCTGTGAGCGACCGCCGTTTTCATTGACGACTTTGGCGCCTTTTTCGATGGCATCGGCCACACAATCGTTGAGATAGTCGATTTTTTCGGCCTCCGGCAACGGCGTGAACATCACATCCGGTTCCCATGGCAGGCCAAACTTGCAGGCAGCGATGGCGGCGCTGAAGGCTGCGAGAAACTCGTCGGCCTTGCTGCGGTGCACCCACACGATCTTAAGCGCCGTGCAGCGTTGTCCGTTAAACGACAGGCTTCCGGCCAGTATCTCCTTCACTGCCAATGACATATCGACGTTTCCGGTGACGATGGCGGCGTTTTTCGCGTCGAGTCCGAGTACCGCCCGCAAACGGTTCACTTTCGGGTGTTGCTTCTTCAGTTCGTTTGCTACCTTACTTGATCCGATGAGCGTCAACACATTGATTTTCCCCGAGTGCATCAACCCCGGTATGATATCGCTGCCGCGACCGTAAAGGAAATTGATGACGCCTTTGGGGAAACTTTCCAGGAACGCTTCCTGCAATGGATAATGTAGTAAGGTACCATATTTCGGCGGTTTGAATAACAAGGTATTCCCCATTATCAATGCGGGAATCAATGTTGTAAACGTTTCATTTAGAGGGTAATTGTATGGTCCCATACAAAGTACCACTCCAAGTGGCGAACGCCGTATCTGTGCCCCCACGCCTTCCGTTATTTCAAATCCCGAAGCCTCGCGGTCGAGGTTTTTCAGGGCGTCGATGGTGGCGTAAATGTAGGCAACCGTCCGGTCGAATTCCTTGGTAGCATCGGCATGTGATTTCCCGATTTCCCACATGATGAGTTTGACGGTTTCCTCCTTCTTCTGGATCATCTTCCGGGTGAAGGTTTCGACACAGGCAATGCGGTTTTCGACGCTGCGGGTCGGCCAGTCTCCCCTGCCGTCGTTCCAGGCGGCCACGGCGGCTTCGAGTGCCTGTGCGGCTTCGGCCTCCGTGCAAACAGGATAACTTCCTATTTTCTTCTTTTGCAGTCCTTTATCAGTTTTTATATAAACCGGTGATAGCACATCCTGGAACGGCCCGTCCCACTTGCGCATGGTTCCGTCTAAAAGGAAATACTCCTGTCGCACTTCGTCGATCCGGAAGGCTTCCGGGATCTCATTCTCTGCGATAAATAGCGAGGCAAGCCGTTCGTTGAAGTCCATGTCTTATTGTTTTAAAGAAGCCATATCAATCACAAAGCGGTATTTCACGTCGCTGCGCACCATACGTTCATAGGCCTCGTTGATATAGTCCATGTTGATGAGTTCGATATCCGACACTATGCCGTGTTCCGCACAATAGTCGAGCATTTCCTGGGTTTCCGCGATACCGCCGATCATACTTCCCATAATCTTACGGCGTTTTGGCACGAGCAAAAACGACGGGATGTGGGCCGGTTCCGATGGTAATCCAAGAATCACCAGGGTGCCCCCTTTCCGCAACAGCGCTACATAGGCGGCGTGGTCGTGGTTGGCGGCCACCGTATCGATGATGACGTCGAACGTATTGGCGAGTGCCGCCATTTTAGCCGGATCGCTCGTCAACGCAAAATGGTGGGCGCCGAGCGACCGGGCGTCCGCTTCTTTTGAAGGTGAACCGCTGAGCATGGTGACTTCTGCCCCGAACGAAGCGGCGAATTTCACGGCCATGTGCCCGAGTCCGCCGAGTCCCAACACCCCTACTTTATGCCCTTTTCCTACCTTTAAGTAGCGAAGTGGCGAATAGGTCGTGACGCCGGCACACAACAGCGGTGCTACGGCTTTGAGGTCGAGTTTGTCAGAGACTTTTACCACATACTCCTCGTCTACCTGGATCGCAGTTGAATAGCCCCCGTACGTCGGTGCGCCAGTGCCTCTTTGAAGGCTATTGTAGGTAAAGGTCGGGCCTTCGTCGCAGTATTGCTCCTCTCCTGCCTTACAGCTCGAACATTGGCGACACGAATCGACGAAACAACCGACACCGGCGAGGTCGCCTGCGCGGAATTTGGTAACGGCAGCGCCGACTTCCGTAATGCGTCCGACAATTTCGTGGCCAGGCACCAAAGGATAGATGGCGGGGCCCCAGTCGCCTTTGGCGGTATGTAAATCAGAGTGGCACACGCCACTATATAGGATATCGATTCGTACCTGATGGGGTTTCAGTTCGCCGCGGTCGAGTTCAAACGGGCGTAATGGCGTTTGGGCGTCGTAGGCGGCATATGCTTTTACAAGTGTCATGATAATGGGTTTTAGGTGCCCTAAGGTACGCAAATGCCCGCGCACTTCCCAAGAATTTACCGTCTTGTTATTCGCGGTTTCCTATTGCGCCTACCGTTTTATTTGCGTACTTTTAGACCTTTCCCACCATATGAAAAACAGCGTTGCCGAACGGATAGCCGATTTCCTCGGAGCCTATCCGCCCTTCAACTACCTTACCCACGACGAGCTGCTGCGCGTCGCCGCGGATGTGCGCGTATTGAGTCTCGAAAAGAACAAGATGATTTTCCAGATCAACGATGCGTTGCATGCCTATTTCTATGTAGTGGCGTCAGGCGTGATCAATCTTTTTACCATTTCGGATGCGGAGGAAACACTCCTGAACCGCTGCGAGCCCGGCGATATTCTAGGCCTGCGCCCGTTTTTTGCCAAGAATAATTATATGATGACGGCGAAGGCGCGCGAGGAAAGCATCGTCTACGCCATTCCCATCGATTCGTTTCGCCCGTTTGCCCTGACGAATGCGGAGGTCTTGGACTTCCTGCTGCAGAGTTTCGCCAGCACGGCGCGCGGAACGGTTACGGCGGGAAAAGGAAAACTGCTGAATGACAGTGTGCAACTGACGGATGGCACGACCGAAATCCAGTTCTTCCAATCGCTCGATTACAATCGGACGCCGCTATTGGTCTCACCCGGACATCCGGTGCAACAGGTGGCGCAGCAAATGACGGATAACCTGACGGGCTGCGCGATCGTGCAGGAAAAGAACATGCCGTTGGGATGGATCACCGATGCGGACATACGCGCTAAAATCGCTACCGGACGGTTTCCCGCCACGACGGAAGTCCGAAATATCATGGCCTCAAACGTCATTACCGTACCCGAGAACCTGTCGCTGGCGGAAGCCCAATTAGCGATGCTCCGGCACAACGTCTCGTTTCTTTGTGTGACGATTGACGGTTCCGAACGTTCGCCGATACGGGGCGTGGTGTCGCAACATGACCTGATTGCCGCTCAGGCGAACAACCCGGGTGTGCTGATCAAAGAGATCAAACGCGCGGCAGCCCCTTCCGAACTGAAAGAACTTCGGGAAAAACTGGCGGATTTCATACGGATTTCCATCGACAATAAAATCCCGTTGTCGCATATCAGCAATATTGCCGGCGAGGTGAATATCGCGTTGGTGAAACGGGCGATCGATTTGGCCGTCCTGGATTTTGGCTCCCCTCCTGCCCGATTCTCATGGCTGATTGTCGGTAGCCAGGGCCGGAAGGAACAGTTGCTGCTCACCGACCAGGACAGCTTTTTGGTTTTTGAGGATGTGGCGCCGGAGAAATACAAAGAAGTCAAAGATTACTTCCTTCGTCTCGCAAAGCGTACCGACCAGATTTTAGAGGAAGTAGGATACGCGCCGTCACCGGATGGTATCGTGGCGGGTAATCCGTTGTGGTGCCGTTCGCTCTCCGACTGGCTCCAGCAATACGAAGAATGGATGACGAATCCGGGTTCAAAAGCCGAATCAAGCCATGCCATCTTCTTCGATTACGAACTGGCGTATGGCGAAACCTCATTGGAAGAAGCGCTTACGGAAGTCATTTTCCGTCATACGAAAAACAAGAAATTCCTTGCACTGCTCGCGACGGAAGCGTTGAAACGGCCGTTGCCATTGAGCTTTTTCAAGAATTTTATTGTAGAGGAAGAAGGTCCGCATAAAGATTTGTTCGATATCAAAAACCGCGGACTGCTGATCTACGCCGATATGGCGCGGGTGTTGTCGCTGAGCCTTAATATCAAAGGCATCAACAATACCTTTGCCCGTTTCCGCCAATTGGCGATGACGGAATCCAAGTACACCGATGCCTACCAGAATGCGGCGGAGGCTTTCCAGACCTTACAGAAATTCCGTGCGGTCAATGGCTTACGCAACGGCACGAACGGGCAGTTTATCTCGATTGAGGAGCTGTCGAAAAACGATCGCGAACGGTTGAAAAACTGCTTCCTTCCGTTGAAAGACCTTGAAGAAATCCTGAAACACAAGTTCCAGCTTACGTATTTTTCATGATGCTCGACTGGCTTAAGAATATCAACAAAGATTATCCTGACTTCTGGCGGGCGTACTTGTCGAAATTCGATGAGAAGCCGACCCGTATCGTGGCGCTCAGTACCAAAACTACGGGCACCGATTACAAGAAAGATGTGATTGTCTCCATCGGTGCGGTGGCCATTGAAGGCGACCAGGTGTTGATAGGCGATAATTTCGAAGTAGTGCTGTTGCAATACGTCTTTAACCACGACAATGGCCTGTCGAACGAATTCATCGTCGAGAGCCAGTTACCGAAACTCGTGGAACCGCAGGCCATACAGCAATTTATTGAATACCTCGAGAATGCGACGTTGGTCGGCCACCGGGTCGATTTCGATGTGGAGATGCTGAACGAAGCGTTGGACCGCATCCATGCCGGGCGACTCAAGAACGAAGCGCTGGATATAGAAGTCATGTACCGCAAATGGAAAGACCTTAACGACGGTCGCCATTTCGGACTCGACGATATTTGTGCGGAGTTTAAGATTCCGGTATCCGAACGGGTATCCGCCGCGGAAGATGCGTATGCGGTGGCCCTGCTTTTCCTGAAACTCAAATCGCGTTTACAGCTTAAAATCTGAGTGCGATTCCTTCCCATAAAAAAAGGCGGTCACTTTCGTAGCCGCCTTTTCCGTTTGTAAATGGTTATGGTTAGATGCGTTCGTCCTTGATCTCGTCAACGATCTCGGGATTGAGCAGTGTGGACGTGTCTCCAAAGCTGGAGAAATCCCCTTCCGCTATTTTCCGTAAGATGCGACGCATGATCTTGCCCGAACGTGTTTTCGGCAACCCGGATACGAATTGGATCTTGTCGAGTTTGGCAATAGGCCCGACGTGATCCGAAATCATCTGGTTGATTTCTTTGCGAAGGTTGTCCTGGTTACGGCTCTCCCCTGTTTCTTTGAGGATAACATACCCATACAACGCATTTCCTTTTATGTCATGAGGGAATCCGACGATCGCCGATTCCGCCACAGCCGGGTGTTCGTTGATGGCGTCTTCGATCGGTGCGGTTCCGAGGTTGTGTCCGGATACGATGATCACATCGTCTACCCGTCCGGTGATGCGGTAGTACCCGACTTCATCGCGCAACGCACCGTCACCGGTGAAGTATTTCCCAGGGAAGGCCGAAAAATACGTCTCCTTAAACCGTTGGTGGTCACCCCAAATGGTGCGTGCCATCGACGGCCACGGGAATTTGATACACAGGCTTCCGGTTACGGAATTCCCTTCGATTTCATTGCGCAGTTCGTCCATCAGTACCGGCTGTATACCCGGCAACGGCAGGGAGGCATACGTCGGTTTGGTCGGCGTGACAAAGGCGATCGGCGAAATCATGATACCGCCTGTTTCGGTTTGCCACCAGGTATCGACGAGCGGACAGCGTTTTCCTCCGACGTGGTCGTTGTACCAATTCCATGCCTCTTCGTTGATGGGTTCGCCTACCGAACCGATCACGCGTAAGCTCTTGAGAGGGAAGGGTTGTACGTATTCGAGGTTTTCTTTTGCAAGCGATCGGATGGCGGTCGGCGCGGTGTAGAAATGCGTGATTTTGTGTTTTTCGATGACGTGCCAGAAGCGGCTGAAATCGGGATACGACGGTACACCTTCGAAGATAACAGTCGTGGCGCCGTTGAGCAGGGGTCCGTATAAGATATACGAGTGCCCGGTAATCCATCCGATGTCGGCCGTACACCAGAAAATATCATTCTCTTCGTAGGAAAAGACGTTTTTAAAGGTATACGCAGTGTAAACCATATAGCCGGCCGTCGTGTGTAACATGCCTTTCGGCTTACCGGTCGAACCGGATGTGTACAGGATGAACAGCGGGTCTTCGGCATCCATAATCTCTGCTACGTTGTTACCTATAGCTTCGTCCATTAGCGGTTCGAGCCATTGGTCGCGGCCTTCCTTCATCTTGACCGGTGTGTTCGTGCGCTTTACCACCAGTGTGGTTTCGACCGTCGGACACTTTTCGAGGGCTTCGTCGATAATACCTTTCAGGTCAATCGTTTTTTCACCCCGAAAGCCGCCATCGGAAGTGATGACCATCCGGGCTTCGCAGTCGTTGATACGGGAGGCCACGGCAGAAGCCGAAAATCCGGCGAAAATGACCGAGTGGATGGCACCGATCCGGGCGCAGGCCAATACAGCATACGCCAATTCGGGAATCATCGGCAAATAAATACATACCCGATCGCCTTTCTTAATACCGCAATCGCGCAGAATATTGGCCAGTTTCGCTACCTGCACATACAACTCATTATAGGTAATGTGCTGCGCCGGTTCGTCGGGATTGTTCGGTTCGAAAATAATCGCGGTTTTGTCGCCGCGCCGCGCCAGATGCCGGTCGATACAGTTCTTGACGATATTGACTTTCGCACCGGTAAACCACTCGAAACGGGCTTCCTGCATGTCAAAGTCGACGACCTTTTCCCATGGCTGGTACCAGTTAAAGTTTTCCTGTGCGATACGTCCCCAAAATTTGCGGGGCTCGCGAACCGATTTGTTGTAGTGTTTGAAATACTGTTCGAGGTTGGGTATTTTATAGTAGCTCATGGCCGCTGGTGTTTTGGTTGGTTATGGACGCAATGTAGTAAATATGCCCGCCCATCGGGACAAATTTCGACTATACTTTGCAAAATAACTATACTAACTATCGGAAGGTAGCAATGCCTGTACCGATTCTATCAACTTCTTGACCGAGAAGGGTTTGGTCAGATAGAGATCGGCACCAAGCGCCAGTCCTTTTTCGATGTCGGACGCTTTGTTTTTGGCGCTGAGAAAAATGACTTTGGTATGACCCAGGTGGTCGGCGTTGCGGATGCCTTCGAGGGTTTGGTAGCCATCGACTTTGGGCATCATGACATCGAGGATGACGACGTCTACGGACTGGTTGGCCAGCAGGTCAAGTGCCTCTTCCCCATCACGTGCAATGAATACCTGGAAATCAAGTTTCCGGAAGGCATATTCAAGCGACATTACAATGTTAGGCTCGTCGTCAACGATGAGTATCTTTTTCATGTTCGGTGGGTTCAGGCAGTATAAAGGTAAGCAAGGCGCCGGAATTTTCACGATTGTCCGCCCAAATGCGTCCGCCGTGGTGATCGATGATTTTTCGGCAGATGGCGAGCCCGAGTCCGCTGCCCTCCGGTTTCCGCAGGTTCTGGTGCTTCACCTGGTAAAATTTGTCGAAAATGGCGTCGAGGTCGGTGGGCGCGATCCCTTTTCCGTTGTCGGCGACGGCTACTTCCAACGCCTGGTCTTTGCTGCTAGCGGTGATGGTAATCCTTCCCCCCTCTTCCCGACAAAACTTCAACGCATTCGATACGAGGTTCATCAGCACCTGCACGATACGGTCATGGTCATACAGAACAGGGCGCGTGGTGGCGATGTCGACTTCTATCAGGATGCCTTTCGCATCCGCTATCGGTTTTAGTTGGGCCAGAACTTCTGAGAGCGCGTCGGAAATGAGATGCGGTGCCAAATCAAGGGATTGTTTGCCTGATTCAAACTTCTCAAGATCAAGGATTTTATTGATGAGGCGGTTGAGGCGATCCGATTCTGACATGATGTTCTGCAGGAAGTTCCGACGCAGTTCATTCGGGATGTCGTCATCATCGTGGAGGATCTCGGTTGCCGCACGAATGGCGGTAATGGGCGTGCGCAACTCGTGTGAAACTGTGTCGAGGAACTCGTCTTTCTGCCGGTCTTTCTCCAACAGTTCTTCATTGGCTTCGCGGAGTTGGGCGGTAAGGGCTTCCAGTTCGGCCGAGGCTTCCCGCAATTTGCGGTTGACGACAATGTTCTCGCGCGACTCTTCCAAAATTTTCAGGACTTCCGTCAGGGGCACTTTTTCCTCCTTCACCACGCTCGAAATCAGGATGCGGGCAGATGCCGTGCCTATATGCCCCGTGAGCAGGTTCTCCGCAAATTTGATCATCCGCGGGTCGGCGAGTTGCTGCTCGGGATCGGTGCCGTATTTCCGACGGAAGAACGCCAGTTCACGGCGGGTGGCATTTTCCCCCAGAAACCGCACCAATACCCTCCGGATGTCGGCGATATACGCCGTTCCCTTCCAGATAAAAGCGCTTTCGTGCTTCGACGCATAGCGATCAATATCGATGAACATCTCGGCATAATTGCGTTCGCGGTAATTGCCTTTGAAGCTAACGGATACGATCAGGTAAAGTCCGCCGTTGACCAACAGGCTCCAAAACAACGCGTGCGGCACCGGCTCAAGATACGTAAGTCCGAGTAGGGAAAACGGACGCAATCCGGACATCCCCATAAAGCCCGCAGTCACGAAGGTGCTGTCGGATCCGGTAGTGCCAATTATGTAAGGAAGTAATAACGTATAGGTGCACACAAGGAAACCGCCGATGAGTCCGGCAATCGCCCCCGCCTTCGATCCCCTTCGCCACAAAAGGGCCCCGAAGAAAGAAGGTGCTAATTGTGCGATGATGACAAAGGAAACGAGTCCCACGGAAAATAGGTCATAATCCAGGATGATGCCACGATACAAACAAAAGGCGCCGGTAATCAATAGGAAAATCGACACTTTACGGATGTTGAGGATACGACGGTTGTCCCACCCTTCCCCATCGCGCTTCAGGCGGCCGAGCAGTCCATACGGGATGACAAGGTTGTTGCTAAGCATGATGGAAAGCCCGATAGACGACGCTACAATCATTGAAATAGCCGCGGAAAATCCTCCGAGAAACACCAGGACGGTCATCGTGCTATTGTGGAAGAATTGCGGGATGAGCAACGGAAAAAAATCCGGCGTCACCGATTGACCGGCGAACAAGACGTTTCCGCCCCACGCTATGGGATAGACGAACAGATTGAAGAGCAGCAAATACAAAGGAAACAACCAGATAGCCGTCTTTAGGTGGCGCTCCCGGCTATTTTCGATCACCGCCATGTGAAATTGGCGCGGCAGCAGGAAGATGGCGAAAAACGACAACAGGCACAGGAAAAACCAGTTGATGGCCTGTGGGAAAACCGCAACCGAGTGCTTCTGAACGAAGTCGGGCAAGACATGGGCCTTTTGGTAGAGGTCATCGAAGCCATCAAACACCACGAAAGCCACGTAACCACCAAGCAGCACAAAGAAGAACAGCTTGAGTACCGATTCTAACGCCACCGCCATGACGATACCCCGTCGTTTCTCTGCAGCGTCTGCATAGCGGGTGCCGTAATACGAAGCAAAAAGTGCCAGTGCCAACGCGATGTAGGTGGTTGTGTCGGAAAATACGTTGGAGCTGTGTGAGGTGCCGGTTACCAGGTGAAAGGTCTCGGATATTGCTTTCAGTTGTAATGCGATGTATGGCAGGATGGCAAAAAGGCATACCAGTGTCACCAGTGCCCCCAGGAACCGGCTGTTGGCGTAGCGAAGGGAGATAAAATCGGCGATGCTGGCCACTTTGTTCGCTTTCGCAATCCGGATGATGCGTCGCATGAGAATGATCCAGGCGGGCACGGCAATCACCGGACCCAGGTAAATCGTGAGAAAGGCCACACCGCTTTTGGCTGCCATGCCGACGCTTCCGTAATAGGTCCAGGCGCTGCAGTATACCGCCAGCGACAAGGTGTAGACATACGGATTGGTCGTCCAGCGGACATAGGCGCGCTTCTCGGCCCAAT
This genomic interval from Flavobacterium sp. HJ-32-4 contains the following:
- the acs gene encoding acetate--CoA ligase, producing MSYYKIPNLEQYFKHYNKSVREPRKFWGRIAQENFNWYQPWEKVVDFDMQEARFEWFTGAKVNIVKNCIDRHLARRGDKTAIIFEPNNPDEPAQHITYNELYVQVAKLANILRDCGIKKGDRVCIYLPMIPELAYAVLACARIGAIHSVIFAGFSASAVASRINDCEARMVITSDGGFRGEKTIDLKGIIDEALEKCPTVETTLVVKRTNTPVKMKEGRDQWLEPLMDEAIGNNVAEIMDAEDPLFILYTSGSTGKPKGMLHTTAGYMVYTAYTFKNVFSYEENDIFWCTADIGWITGHSYILYGPLLNGATTVIFEGVPSYPDFSRFWHVIEKHKITHFYTAPTAIRSLAKENLEYVQPFPLKSLRVIGSVGEPINEEAWNWYNDHVGGKRCPLVDTWWQTETGGIMISPIAFVTPTKPTYASLPLPGIQPVLMDELRNEIEGNSVTGSLCIKFPWPSMARTIWGDHQRFKETYFSAFPGKYFTGDGALRDEVGYYRITGRVDDVIIVSGHNLGTAPIEDAINEHPAVAESAIVGFPHDIKGNALYGYVILKETGESRNQDNLRKEINQMISDHVGPIAKLDKIQFVSGLPKTRSGKIMRRILRKIAEGDFSSFGDTSTLLNPEIVDEIKDERI
- a CDS encoding response regulator transcription factor, producing the protein MKKILIVDDEPNIVMSLEYAFRKLDFQVFIARDGEEALDLLANQSVDVVILDVMMPKVDGYQTLEGIRNADHLGHTKVIFLSAKNKASDIEKGLALGADLYLTKPFSVKKLIESVQALLPSDS
- a CDS encoding ATP-binding protein, translated to MTSAALLLILATYVGLLFVIAHWAEKRAYVRWTTNPYVYTLSLAVYCSAWTYYGSVGMAAKSGVAFLTIYLGPVIAVPAWIILMRRIIRIAKANKVASIADFISLRYANSRFLGALVTLVCLFAILPYIALQLKAISETFHLVTGTSHSSNVFSDTTTYIALALALFASYYGTRYADAAEKRRGIVMAVALESVLKLFFFVLLGGYVAFVVFDGFDDLYQKAHVLPDFVQKHSVAVFPQAINWFFLCLLSFFAIFLLPRQFHMAVIENSRERHLKTAIWLFPLYLLLFNLFVYPIAWGGNVLFAGQSVTPDFFPLLIPQFFHNSTMTVLVFLGGFSAAISMIVASSIGLSIMLSNNLVIPYGLLGRLKRDGEGWDNRRILNIRKVSIFLLITGAFCLYRGIILDYDLFSVGLVSFVIIAQLAPSFFGALLWRRGSKAGAIAGLIGGFLVCTYTLLLPYIIGTTGSDSTFVTAGFMGMSGLRPFSLLGLTYLEPVPHALFWSLLVNGGLYLIVSVSFKGNYRERNYAEMFIDIDRYASKHESAFIWKGTAYIADIRRVLVRFLGENATRRELAFFRRKYGTDPEQQLADPRMIKFAENLLTGHIGTASARILISSVVKEEKVPLTEVLKILEESRENIVVNRKLREASAELEALTAQLREANEELLEKDRQKDEFLDTVSHELRTPITAIRAATEILHDDDDIPNELRRNFLQNIMSESDRLNRLINKILDLEKFESGKQSLDLAPHLISDALSEVLAQLKPIADAKGILIEVDIATTRPVLYDHDRIVQVLMNLVSNALKFCREEGGRITITASSKDQALEVAVADNGKGIAPTDLDAIFDKFYQVKHQNLRKPEGSGLGLAICRKIIDHHGGRIWADNRENSGALLTFILPEPTEHEKDTHR